A genomic window from Maridesulfovibrio sp. includes:
- the cmr6 gene encoding type III-B CRISPR module RAMP protein Cmr6, which translates to MKVDLPAIHPSLLMHKIGLHTLIYDQFDRSTLEIGKPENNGYVGDKRTVLDALVKSVQDDNFRNIYKGFYDQWQEYLKPDEKILILKAKTGSRFLSGLSYGAAMHVGFSLHHTYGVPYITGSTVKGACRAIAELDASKMGDDESKKELQLINQIYRDGDKKNNGRVVFLDAFPEPLAKKTSLMMELDVITPHHTKANSDEEGYDSAPDIEEPVPVEFAVVPEGITYCFAFICPDETDREIVTRHWFEACDEGFGAKTSSGYGEFIPLDQSQRPEEKKDPKTILEEFKIKVDSNKSKLNNMLSEFVDEIDAESTPDEIKQEMADILVASYGSKNLKKRIKKGNKTGIRLERIWKS; encoded by the coding sequence ATGAAAGTTGACCTGCCAGCAATCCACCCTTCCCTACTGATGCATAAGATCGGGCTGCACACGCTTATTTACGATCAATTTGACCGCTCTACCCTTGAAATCGGCAAGCCAGAAAATAACGGCTATGTCGGCGACAAAAGGACCGTGCTCGATGCCCTTGTAAAATCTGTGCAGGATGACAATTTCCGCAACATCTATAAGGGCTTCTATGACCAATGGCAGGAATATCTCAAACCGGACGAAAAAATACTTATTCTTAAAGCAAAAACCGGATCAAGATTCCTTTCCGGTTTAAGCTATGGTGCCGCCATGCATGTCGGCTTCTCCTTGCATCACACTTATGGTGTTCCATACATTACCGGATCTACGGTAAAAGGTGCCTGCAGAGCTATTGCAGAACTGGACGCAAGTAAAATGGGAGACGATGAAAGTAAAAAAGAGCTGCAATTAATCAACCAGATTTACAGAGACGGAGACAAAAAAAACAACGGAAGAGTCGTTTTCCTCGATGCCTTCCCGGAGCCGTTAGCTAAAAAGACATCCCTCATGATGGAACTTGATGTAATCACCCCCCATCACACAAAAGCTAACTCTGACGAAGAAGGTTATGATTCAGCACCGGACATCGAAGAACCTGTCCCTGTGGAATTTGCTGTTGTTCCGGAGGGCATAACATACTGCTTTGCCTTCATCTGCCCGGATGAAACTGATAGAGAAATTGTAACCAGACATTGGTTCGAAGCCTGTGACGAAGGGTTCGGAGCCAAAACTTCCAGTGGATACGGTGAGTTTATACCTCTGGACCAGAGCCAGAGGCCGGAGGAAAAGAAAGATCCTAAAACGATTCTTGAAGAATTTAAAATTAAGGTGGATAGCAATAAAAGCAAATTAAACAACATGCTTTCTGAATTTGTAGACGAAATAGACGCAGAATCAACACCTGATGAAATCAAGCAGGAAATGGCTGATATTCTCGTCGCAAGCTATGGCTCTAAAAATCTAAAAAAAAGAATCAAAAAAGGTAATAAGACTGGAATAAGACTGGAAAGAATCTGGAAATCATAA
- the cmr5 gene encoding type III-B CRISPR module-associated protein Cmr5, which produces MISKENILAERSFKFISNINETKSKDEAADIRTELEGLPAKIKINGLTQTLIYLLEKSKKNESGNEQNDRYLLGRELVDYLKGRKLVDYEKEKITHNHPEDAYSICKKNLRHATIEATAYLAWLKRMAKALIEKKKTDETSTEADHES; this is translated from the coding sequence ATGATCAGTAAAGAAAATATTCTGGCGGAGCGGTCTTTCAAATTCATCAGCAACATAAACGAAACCAAAAGCAAAGATGAAGCCGCAGACATAAGAACAGAACTGGAAGGCCTGCCTGCAAAGATCAAAATCAACGGTCTGACCCAGACGTTGATCTATCTGCTGGAAAAATCCAAAAAAAACGAAAGCGGTAATGAGCAGAATGACCGTTACCTGCTGGGCAGAGAGCTTGTCGATTACCTAAAAGGAAGAAAGCTTGTCGATTACGAGAAGGAAAAGATCACCCATAACCATCCCGAAGATGCATATTCCATATGCAAAAAAAACCTGCGCCATGCAACCATTGAAGCTACCGCTTATCTCGCATGGCTGAAGCGCATGGCCAAGGCACTAATTGAAAAGAAAAAGACCGACGAAACCAGTACCGAGGCCGACCATGAAAGTTGA
- the cmr4 gene encoding type III-B CRISPR module RAMP protein Cmr4, producing MFTESNILMYRCMTPLHCGATEAGDGIDLPVVRERYTNFPIIPASSLKGVWRDICQRNNGWDKSKDNNEVTAAFGPDSDEADKKNAGLLGFVDAQILYLPVRASVRTFLLLTCPLQINRFNEARAKNDLPTYDVVEHNDNGKIISESLSDIEELYLEDIKLTADSTALDLPTDGVPAHLKSRLALVSDDTFEWFASNAMEIRAHNKLTESKKSDNLWYAEYVPAESIFFGQLLESPPFNAPAGTAAGTYSSKLMATKPHFFQIGGNESTGHGLINIIPVNQD from the coding sequence ATGTTTACCGAATCCAATATACTCATGTACAGATGTATGACTCCCCTGCACTGCGGAGCAACAGAAGCCGGAGACGGAATTGACCTCCCCGTTGTCCGCGAACGCTACACTAATTTCCCGATTATCCCGGCCAGCTCGCTCAAAGGAGTCTGGCGCGATATCTGCCAGCGCAATAACGGATGGGACAAAAGTAAAGACAACAACGAAGTTACAGCCGCATTCGGGCCGGACTCTGACGAAGCGGACAAAAAAAATGCCGGACTGCTCGGCTTTGTGGATGCTCAGATTCTGTATCTCCCGGTCAGGGCCAGCGTGCGCACCTTCCTGCTGCTGACCTGCCCTCTCCAGATAAACAGGTTCAATGAAGCAAGAGCGAAGAATGATCTTCCGACATACGACGTAGTGGAACATAATGATAATGGAAAAATTATCTCAGAAAGCCTAAGCGACATTGAAGAACTCTATCTTGAAGACATCAAGCTAACCGCTGACTCCACAGCGCTCGACCTGCCCACAGACGGAGTGCCAGCTCACCTCAAATCCAGACTTGCTTTGGTCTCGGACGACACCTTCGAATGGTTCGCATCCAATGCCATGGAAATACGCGCCCACAACAAACTCACCGAGTCCAAAAAATCTGACAACCTCTGGTACGCAGAATATGTCCCTGCGGAAAGCATCTTTTTCGGCCAGCTGCTTGAGAGTCCGCCATTCAACGCCCCAGCAGGTACGGCGGCAGGAACATATTCATCCAAGTTGATGGCAACAAAGCCGCATTTTTTCCAGATCGGCGGCAACGAATCCACCGGGCACGGCCTGATAAATATAATTCCTGTTAATCAGGATTAA
- a CDS encoding type III-B CRISPR module-associated Cmr3 family protein, translating to MFVEISPLDTIFCRDSRSFGMEEAHAVDSVFPPPPSVMFGAMRGSIFITQGFANMKRESGFKHSWPAWFGNTESSGNLFQRGPLPVIDEQIMFPLPLDGFLEESEASEYGFTPFQLLNNNASASNLDLEFTLVPPKDKRLPKQTDIMWISADALSKYLNYGSIPTLKKEADIYQQEELWTAEHRTNVGIDPNTNAGKDSILFSLKHVRMNTKRKAKLLCQWGSNDCAEADEILKGIINCKSNSLSVAGERRTASVTNSELKWPTLPANEFKPDEQGYVSFRLYMATPAYFAGGWRPQPAEDNECVIKSSAGEIKATLLAAAVGKPFYLGGYDIQKKQQRPARSFVPAGCVYHFKAKADQLDIISQLNGQVVGDNDFLKAQGFGLCFVGKPSSDIQE from the coding sequence ATGTTTGTAGAAATAAGCCCTCTTGATACAATATTCTGCCGGGACAGCCGCAGCTTCGGCATGGAAGAAGCACACGCCGTGGACTCGGTATTCCCACCGCCACCTTCAGTCATGTTCGGGGCCATGCGTGGAAGTATTTTCATCACTCAGGGATTCGCGAATATGAAACGGGAAAGCGGCTTCAAGCACAGCTGGCCCGCATGGTTCGGTAACACTGAATCTTCCGGCAATCTCTTCCAGAGAGGCCCGCTCCCGGTCATTGACGAACAGATTATGTTCCCGCTCCCGCTAGACGGATTCCTCGAGGAATCAGAAGCGTCTGAATACGGCTTCACGCCCTTTCAATTGCTTAACAACAATGCGTCAGCATCCAATCTGGACCTTGAATTCACGCTTGTCCCGCCAAAAGACAAGCGACTGCCCAAGCAAACTGATATCATGTGGATCAGTGCCGATGCATTGAGTAAATACCTGAATTATGGCTCAATACCGACGTTGAAAAAAGAAGCTGATATCTACCAGCAGGAAGAACTCTGGACCGCTGAACACCGCACCAATGTTGGAATTGATCCTAATACCAACGCAGGTAAGGATTCCATCCTATTTTCCTTAAAGCATGTGCGCATGAACACCAAACGCAAGGCAAAACTGCTTTGCCAATGGGGCAGCAACGACTGCGCAGAAGCAGATGAAATTCTGAAAGGAATCATCAACTGCAAAAGCAATTCCCTCTCCGTTGCCGGAGAAAGACGGACCGCTTCTGTAACAAATTCAGAACTGAAATGGCCCACGCTGCCAGCAAACGAATTTAAACCGGATGAGCAAGGTTACGTCTCATTCCGTTTATACATGGCTACCCCGGCCTACTTTGCAGGAGGCTGGAGACCGCAGCCAGCTGAAGACAATGAATGCGTCATCAAAAGCAGCGCAGGTGAAATAAAGGCAACTCTACTGGCCGCTGCGGTAGGCAAGCCGTTCTACCTTGGCGGATACGACATTCAAAAGAAACAGCAAAGACCTGCAAGAAGCTTTGTTCCCGCCGGATGCGTTTATCATTTCAAAGCCAAAGCGGATCAACTGGATATTATCAGTCAACTGAACGGTCAGGTTGTCGGAGATAACGACTTCCTGAAAGCGCAGGGCTTCGGCCTTTGTTTCGTTGGAAAACCTTCTTCAGATATACAGGAGTAA
- the cas10 gene encoding type III-B CRISPR-associated protein Cas10/Cmr2: MAHLIKIGFGPVHGFITAARKLEDLCSGSTMLSELMKEAAKKLGQDLIYPVLPSDNSKANMPNIMLLKTDSDPKELAESIISGIKKQFCEQVDKAVKSQELDIDTNLLDAVINRQTSEFVETVWSTVELGPSFEETLAELNMRFDAAKRTRMFSQHAEPGMKCTLQTNLSALAPKFESGNPDQKTKEWWKKLEDREMRSYEGRALKNSSKLSQKGERFSSIGLAKRVKARVDDGTHHFPSTYAIATALWRKRIFENCGHEKFNADVFNSFFEKWSDLKDGGDIEFNTVPEDVIPALPDIRDSVENLPDNLEMLLTCEAQCFRKTEFRKGTSSKDPIAKERKELVTCAKNIGAGSPPGHFVLLAADGDSMGRFVDACESEKELSELSNKLKDFSEQAIKTIESPEVCGRMIYAGGDDVLAVMPVDEAIKTACELRRAYREKLAGIEYTEDGKQIPATLSAALLYAPDNYPLHRLLDNAEATLNGKAKAAEKNALAITVYKGNDEVSATVLPSELDGWQFDTWAEGLESLFNEKKLSSKTMHDLHRDLQILESGKSCDPDLIKSVVLGRIATNRELDETDMKLVQERLEVFFKARVNKFRNSPPSLIAATMICLRNIWRMQCL; this comes from the coding sequence ATGGCCCATCTCATAAAAATAGGCTTCGGCCCGGTGCATGGCTTCATCACAGCTGCCCGTAAACTAGAAGACCTCTGCTCCGGTAGCACCATGCTCAGTGAATTAATGAAGGAGGCAGCGAAAAAACTGGGGCAGGACCTGATTTACCCGGTTCTCCCTTCTGATAATTCCAAAGCCAATATGCCCAACATCATGCTCCTGAAAACGGACTCCGATCCAAAGGAGCTTGCGGAATCGATTATCTCCGGCATTAAGAAGCAGTTCTGCGAACAGGTGGACAAAGCTGTAAAATCGCAAGAGCTGGATATCGATACCAACCTGCTGGATGCGGTTATCAACAGGCAGACCTCGGAATTCGTAGAAACAGTCTGGAGCACGGTGGAGCTTGGTCCTTCCTTTGAGGAAACCCTTGCCGAACTGAATATGCGTTTCGATGCTGCAAAAAGGACTCGTATGTTCTCCCAGCACGCAGAGCCGGGCATGAAATGCACCTTGCAGACCAATCTTTCAGCCCTTGCCCCGAAATTCGAAAGTGGAAACCCGGACCAGAAGACCAAGGAGTGGTGGAAGAAACTTGAAGACCGGGAAATGCGCTCTTACGAAGGGCGTGCTCTCAAAAATTCGAGCAAACTCAGCCAAAAAGGGGAACGCTTCTCCTCAATCGGGCTGGCAAAGCGGGTAAAAGCCCGTGTTGATGACGGCACACATCACTTCCCATCCACATACGCGATAGCTACAGCCCTATGGCGTAAGCGGATTTTTGAAAACTGCGGCCATGAAAAATTTAACGCAGATGTTTTCAACTCATTTTTTGAAAAATGGTCTGACCTTAAAGATGGTGGCGACATCGAATTCAACACAGTCCCAGAAGATGTTATCCCGGCACTACCGGACATAAGGGATTCTGTAGAAAACCTTCCCGATAATCTAGAAATGCTGCTGACCTGCGAGGCTCAATGCTTCCGTAAAACAGAGTTCCGTAAAGGAACATCAAGTAAAGACCCCATCGCCAAAGAACGGAAAGAGCTGGTCACATGTGCCAAAAACATCGGTGCTGGATCACCTCCGGGACACTTTGTCCTGCTTGCTGCGGATGGTGATTCCATGGGACGTTTTGTGGATGCATGTGAAAGCGAGAAAGAACTTTCAGAACTGAGCAACAAGCTGAAGGATTTCTCGGAACAGGCCATCAAAACCATCGAATCACCGGAAGTCTGCGGACGGATGATTTATGCCGGGGGTGACGATGTGCTGGCGGTCATGCCTGTTGACGAGGCTATCAAAACAGCATGTGAACTTCGCCGCGCCTACCGGGAAAAGCTTGCCGGAATTGAATACACAGAGGACGGAAAGCAAATACCTGCAACTTTAAGTGCAGCCCTGCTCTATGCCCCGGACAACTACCCGCTGCACCGCCTGCTCGACAACGCGGAGGCAACCCTGAACGGAAAAGCCAAAGCTGCTGAAAAAAATGCTCTGGCAATCACAGTATACAAAGGGAATGACGAAGTCAGCGCGACGGTCCTGCCCTCTGAATTAGACGGCTGGCAATTCGACACATGGGCAGAAGGACTGGAATCCCTTTTTAACGAAAAGAAACTTTCATCCAAAACCATGCACGACCTGCACCGAGACCTGCAAATATTGGAAAGCGGTAAAAGCTGCGATCCGGACCTGATTAAATCAGTGGTTTTAGGCAGAATAGCCACTAATCGGGAATTGGATGAAACTGATATGAAATTAGTTCAAGAAAGACTTGAAGTTTTTTTCAAAGCACGTGTCAATAAATTCCGCAACAGTCCACCATCATTAATAGCCGCAACCATGATCTGCCTGCGCAACATCTGGAGGATGCAATGTTTGTAG
- a CDS encoding RAMP superfamily CRISPR-associated protein — protein sequence MPRIKVELSAEFITPCFGGTVSSNTSVSYPAELRETSIRGQISWWMRACGLDKNEVDWIMGSTKNGQSLVRFRKKSLVKNRMETEDWWTDPQYRACPKYLWFFVAPASSSRRDEANRVGQKCISKGSTFTLELSCRPGKEAELRKIVAYTILWITFGSIGSRSTRAGGCMKYSGIKGSPEAENLIRQFKGLEKAALPDLWKKLVPELGMKTTTPPFRLRYDDNVRPNEANAALDWFANKWKIVRAELRSSQKGFWGLPFKEKIATEFEDKDGKTIKTERMTSHIHLRPLRTKEGDNTFYPAALIFDERMVLQGMDKVAGNRALDKFFPEEIKLNGGEQ from the coding sequence ATGCCAAGAATCAAGGTTGAGTTATCAGCTGAATTCATAACCCCCTGCTTCGGGGGTACGGTCAGCTCCAATACTTCTGTGAGTTACCCAGCAGAATTGCGGGAAACCTCCATTCGCGGGCAGATTAGCTGGTGGATGCGCGCTTGCGGATTGGATAAAAACGAAGTCGACTGGATTATGGGGTCAACGAAAAACGGGCAATCCCTTGTGCGCTTCCGCAAGAAATCACTAGTCAAAAACAGGATGGAAACAGAGGACTGGTGGACAGATCCCCAGTACCGTGCCTGTCCTAAATATTTGTGGTTCTTTGTGGCTCCTGCCTCCAGTTCCAGAAGGGATGAGGCCAACCGTGTAGGGCAGAAATGCATTAGCAAAGGCAGTACATTCACTCTGGAACTGAGCTGCCGTCCGGGCAAAGAGGCTGAGTTGAGGAAAATTGTCGCCTACACAATCCTCTGGATTACTTTCGGTTCCATAGGCTCCCGCTCCACCCGTGCCGGGGGCTGTATGAAATATTCCGGTATTAAGGGGTCGCCTGAGGCTGAAAATCTGATCCGTCAATTCAAAGGCCTAGAAAAAGCAGCACTGCCTGATCTTTGGAAAAAGCTGGTCCCTGAACTCGGCATGAAAACAACAACTCCGCCCTTTCGTCTGCGCTATGACGATAACGTCCGCCCGAACGAAGCCAACGCAGCTTTGGACTGGTTTGCAAATAAATGGAAAATCGTCCGTGCGGAACTGCGCAGCTCTCAGAAAGGATTCTGGGGACTTCCGTTCAAGGAAAAAATTGCGACTGAATTCGAGGACAAGGACGGAAAGACCATCAAAACCGAGCGCATGACCTCACACATCCACTTACGTCCACTAAGAACCAAAGAAGGGGACAATACCTTCTACCCTGCCGCCCTGATCTTTGATGAGCGTATGGTCTTGCAGGGAATGGATAAAGTGGCCGGTAATCGCGCCCTTGATAAATTTTTCCCAGAAGAAATCAAACTCAATGGAGGTGAGCAATAA
- the cas1 gene encoding CRISPR-associated endonuclease Cas1 codes for MINDLTSLYSLQWHSLKISLTNTRNKFAKQHPLFVLDAIFKHALRKSGLRGLKYCFHPDGAPFGNRIHKDSCYDVELIFPDAEQQQVDSFTKGLADHLADPYNNFELSRLGAVRTEQLADIEGDFSGDVSQDEICLDFKTPFAFVPTDKKRGWMIERERFFNSFCRQVNTFFGLNLELAPELINEVEIHPYFWSYEQFGQKSKSGAGTRYINGMSGPLYLKGQLQKILPLLLLCSRIHAGRRSATGLGFYLLKAEMPYFDALLRDDYALGVAASRLDRDNDFSAALERDYGSIEKAVFEMRDRIVNGEFECSPAVPFEVDKPLGGRRTLGTVSSEDSLAQKLLHQLLSPVMDRMFEHSSVGFRKGRSREDAKMMIQQAIREGCRYVFESDIDSFFDDIDRPTMLLKLHDALPQADKMTLKALKSCINAGFADEGENAKGLVQGSSLSPLLSNLYLDSVDERMDELGYRFIRYADDFVVLARSEDECRSAYDDMQAVLKPLGLQLKEGKTRISNIDPGFKFLGIELDSDLAWESIEQAQLKRTVYVCNHFASLGVDVDCLAIRKNGSFIARVPFERTNEIVIYGNSAVSTKLIQKCSYEKIPITFCTPSGHYINTLYPESKHFHAVSGQHMARHNSMGQDERERICKRLVSAKINNYIKWLSARDLPENVVGQLEHYAERVQQSSGKEHLFGIEGNAAKVCFAALNTLIQDESFKTENRIQLYKPDKLNTLLDCCYSLLFNRINSMLRVRGMNPYLGILHSDENNYESLVADLQEPFRARMDRFAVRLLNKNIVTANDFENVTSTKFKLAGASMGKVLEHFEREMCIRIATESGTFAQLLDAQVRNLRNWVQDRDELKFFRSGEKNLALGEVEII; via the coding sequence ATGATTAATGACTTAACTTCGCTTTACTCCCTCCAGTGGCACAGCCTTAAAATTTCCCTGACCAATACCCGCAATAAGTTTGCGAAGCAGCATCCGCTTTTTGTGCTGGATGCTATCTTTAAGCACGCGCTTCGAAAATCCGGGCTGCGTGGGTTGAAATATTGCTTTCATCCTGATGGTGCGCCGTTCGGGAACAGGATTCACAAAGATTCCTGCTATGATGTTGAATTAATTTTCCCGGATGCCGAGCAACAGCAGGTGGATTCTTTCACTAAGGGATTGGCGGACCACCTTGCTGATCCGTACAATAATTTTGAACTTAGCCGGTTGGGGGCGGTGCGGACTGAGCAGCTTGCAGACATTGAAGGGGATTTTTCCGGGGATGTAAGTCAGGATGAAATTTGTCTTGATTTCAAAACACCTTTTGCTTTTGTCCCTACTGACAAAAAAAGGGGGTGGATGATTGAAAGGGAGCGGTTTTTTAATTCCTTCTGCCGTCAGGTAAATACGTTCTTCGGGCTGAATCTGGAGCTTGCACCGGAACTTATCAATGAAGTGGAAATTCATCCATATTTTTGGAGCTATGAGCAGTTCGGACAAAAGTCCAAAAGTGGTGCAGGTACCCGATACATTAATGGGATGAGCGGCCCGTTGTATCTGAAGGGGCAGTTGCAAAAGATTTTGCCGCTGCTGTTGCTTTGTTCGCGCATTCATGCCGGACGCAGAAGCGCAACAGGGTTAGGCTTTTATCTACTTAAGGCTGAAATGCCGTATTTTGATGCGCTGCTGCGGGATGATTATGCACTGGGAGTAGCAGCTTCCAGACTTGATCGCGATAATGATTTTTCTGCGGCTCTTGAGCGGGATTATGGCTCCATTGAAAAAGCGGTTTTTGAAATGCGCGATCGTATTGTGAATGGAGAATTTGAATGCTCCCCGGCAGTTCCTTTTGAAGTGGACAAGCCGCTCGGGGGCAGGCGGACTCTGGGGACGGTTTCCTCAGAGGATAGTCTGGCGCAAAAGCTGTTACATCAATTGCTTTCACCTGTTATGGACCGGATGTTTGAGCATTCTTCCGTTGGATTTCGTAAGGGAAGGTCCCGCGAAGATGCCAAAATGATGATCCAGCAGGCTATTCGCGAAGGATGCCGCTATGTGTTTGAGTCGGACATTGATTCATTTTTTGATGACATTGACCGGCCTACCATGCTCCTCAAGCTTCATGACGCCTTGCCGCAGGCAGATAAGATGACTCTCAAGGCTCTGAAGTCCTGTATTAATGCCGGATTTGCGGATGAGGGGGAGAATGCAAAAGGTTTGGTTCAGGGCAGCTCGTTATCCCCGTTGTTGTCGAATTTGTATCTGGACAGCGTGGACGAACGCATGGATGAACTTGGATATCGTTTCATTCGCTACGCAGACGATTTTGTAGTGCTGGCTCGTAGCGAAGATGAATGTCGCAGTGCATATGACGATATGCAGGCTGTACTTAAGCCGCTTGGTTTGCAGTTGAAAGAAGGAAAGACCCGTATCAGCAATATTGATCCCGGCTTCAAATTTTTGGGTATAGAGCTGGATAGTGACCTTGCATGGGAGAGTATAGAGCAGGCGCAGTTGAAGAGGACTGTTTACGTCTGCAACCATTTTGCCTCGCTCGGTGTCGATGTTGATTGTCTGGCAATCAGAAAGAACGGCAGCTTCATAGCGCGGGTTCCGTTTGAGCGAACCAATGAGATTGTTATTTACGGCAACAGCGCGGTATCCACCAAGCTTATCCAGAAGTGCAGTTATGAGAAAATTCCTATTACTTTCTGCACTCCGTCCGGTCATTACATAAATACCCTTTATCCTGAGTCAAAACATTTTCATGCTGTTTCCGGTCAGCACATGGCACGTCATAATTCAATGGGGCAGGATGAAAGGGAGCGAATCTGTAAAAGATTGGTCAGTGCCAAAATTAATAATTATATTAAGTGGCTCTCAGCCCGTGACCTGCCGGAGAATGTAGTCGGGCAACTCGAGCACTATGCTGAACGCGTTCAGCAGTCCAGCGGTAAAGAACACCTGTTCGGGATTGAGGGAAACGCGGCAAAAGTTTGTTTTGCTGCTCTGAATACTCTTATTCAGGATGAGTCCTTCAAGACCGAGAACAGGATTCAGCTTTACAAGCCGGATAAGCTGAATACGTTGCTGGATTGCTGTTACTCTCTGCTCTTTAATCGAATTAATTCCATGCTTCGAGTCCGGGGAATGAATCCGTATCTGGGAATTTTGCATAGTGATGAAAATAATTATGAGTCACTGGTTGCAGATTTACAGGAACCTTTTCGGGCGAGGATGGACCGCTTTGCAGTGCGGTTGCTGAATAAGAATATTGTAACAGCAAATGATTTTGAGAATGTAACATCGACGAAATTCAAGCTGGCGGGGGCGAGCATGGGGAAGGTGCTGGAACATTTTGAAAGGGAAATGTGTATCCGTATAGCTACAGAGTCCGGCACATTTGCGCAATTGCTTGATGCACAGGTGCGGAATTTACGAAATTGGGTTCAGGACCGGGACGAATTGAAATTTTTTCGGAGCGGAGAAAAGAATCTTGCTTTAGGTGAGGTTGAAATAATTTAG
- the cas6 gene encoding CRISPR system precrRNA processing endoribonuclease RAMP protein Cas6, with amino-acid sequence MQPHSYTSHFDSYCPVLSTDIRRFRISFEGPAYWPFFVREVDGNYSWMVNRVRSRLGLLLKGRLCAENGYQDFRDRDCRSCPHAESCMYPRAFMPVFENRGKILNISPAFVFRLGREGQPQQGWQGYHLDVNIFGNAEDLVEELVPELCNVISDLSFPAVDSEWWAQNQIDHILPFAAAEPKSILPSGDCSQLDYSSVSTLEACAAAMPGEIQLDASYDIEVRFETPFQVMGEGRNMLRSLSFYELLSRSVTRFRNIQRWYANAEMGRFAPEFWETAKKIESRHCLSRMAASRHSLRQGENIDLTGMIGPARYYSVPGCYLPILYAGSLVHIGSKTSHGLGSFSVQCLK; translated from the coding sequence ATGCAACCACATTCATACACATCGCACTTTGATTCCTACTGCCCGGTACTGAGCACAGATATCCGCCGCTTCCGTATTTCTTTTGAAGGCCCGGCTTACTGGCCCTTTTTCGTGAGGGAGGTGGACGGTAATTACTCATGGATGGTCAATAGGGTTCGTTCCCGGCTGGGGCTGCTCCTGAAGGGGAGACTTTGCGCCGAAAACGGCTATCAGGATTTCCGGGACCGGGATTGCAGGAGCTGTCCGCATGCTGAGAGCTGTATGTATCCACGGGCATTTATGCCTGTTTTTGAGAACAGGGGTAAAATCCTGAATATCTCGCCTGCTTTTGTTTTTCGGCTCGGTCGGGAAGGCCAGCCGCAGCAGGGCTGGCAGGGCTATCATCTGGATGTGAATATTTTCGGAAACGCAGAGGATCTGGTCGAAGAGCTTGTTCCTGAGCTGTGCAATGTGATCAGTGATCTTTCTTTTCCGGCAGTTGATTCCGAATGGTGGGCGCAGAATCAGATCGATCATATCCTGCCTTTTGCTGCTGCCGAACCGAAATCAATCCTCCCTTCCGGCGATTGCTCCCAGCTGGATTACAGCAGTGTTTCCACTCTGGAAGCCTGTGCAGCCGCAATGCCGGGTGAAATCCAGCTGGATGCCAGCTATGATATTGAGGTCCGTTTCGAGACTCCTTTTCAGGTGATGGGCGAGGGCAGAAATATGTTGCGGTCTTTGTCCTTTTACGAGCTGCTCAGCCGCTCTGTGACCCGTTTCCGCAATATTCAACGTTGGTACGCAAATGCAGAGATGGGCAGGTTCGCGCCCGAGTTCTGGGAAACAGCAAAGAAAATCGAATCCCGGCACTGCTTGAGTCGCATGGCAGCGAGCAGGCATTCCCTGCGACAGGGGGAAAATATAGATCTCACAGGCATGATCGGCCCCGCGCGCTACTACTCCGTACCAGGCTGCTACCTGCCGATACTCTACGCCGGAAGCCTCGTGCATATCGGCAGCAAAACCTCCCACGGCTTGGGGAGTTTTTCCGTACAGTGCTTGAAATGA
- a CDS encoding CRISPR-associated endonuclease Cas2 gives MYKAPYFISFDITKNKTRRKVWKILKEWNIASQKSASICSLSLRQAQELFGQLQNTIDEDDSLLMARLTSLEKTFARKLIHNEQ, from the coding sequence ATGTACAAAGCACCTTATTTCATCTCTTTTGACATCACCAAAAACAAGACCCGCCGTAAGGTCTGGAAAATTCTTAAAGAATGGAACATTGCCAGCCAAAAATCAGCATCAATCTGTAGCCTAAGCCTGCGTCAGGCACAGGAACTATTCGGGCAACTGCAAAACACCATTGATGAAGACGACAGCCTACTCATGGCCCGGCTAACTTCATTAGAGAAAACTTTCGCGCGCAAACTAATTCACAACGAACAATAA